cagatctccacagtgggttggatcatgtgcttctgtttgcagcttctccaggattcAGGCTACAGAGCGCCGTTCCAGCACCAACTCCTGGAaggcagagcaggatgcagacacacacttctCCAGCAGTGACTCTAGGcatgttttgtttaaagcatcaagatcattgttagcttcggtttccttttgcgctcttgattcacaggctatttggtgataaagctcattcatccacctcttctcaacgatttgtgacttttttacttttttccccgtcgttcaggaatcgttgtatgctgtgtgaccaggcctttaaacttgtagagacattcacttacgtCAGCAGTAATATTCATGTCTCCGGGTCCtttgcctttgagattgagagataccTAGTTTCCTAGGTATATCTCAGAGCACAGAGCTTAAGGCttgatgaggtcactggacagatgtgtttggtgatggtgaaCAAAGGTCCagatctttagggtcctggtgcttcctgacctaatgtgtggttgtgagacgtgAACGCTAACTAGTGACTGAAAGCGACACTGAAGTCTTttgtaccaggtctcttcagagaatcTTTGGGTACTGCTCGAATGACTTGGTGAGACTCGGATGAGGACAATCACTTGCATGCTGAAAGAACATCAGCCAAGACATTTTCTCTATGTGGAGGCGATGCGTGATACCAGCGCATACTCCCACACCCTCTCTGTGCGTgtatggacacacacacaaacacacatcagaTACAATTTTCATGCAAATGTGAGATGACTCAGAATAACTGAAGCGTGCATCCTGAGACAAAAACAAGACCCCAGCTTgtcgtatatacatacatactggCCTGACTGTTTCCTGCAGACTCTTACAAGAACATTTCGGTATCTTTTTACATTTTTGGACACCTTGTGAAGATGATGGGGACAATTGCCATCCTTTTCCTATGCAGCTTTGTTGGTGAGTGATATCAGTATTTGACAATACAATAATGCCTTAAATGATTTTTTTGGGGgaaattgtttgtgtgtgtgtgtgtgtgtgtgtgtgtgtgtgtgtgtgtgtgtgtgtgtgtgtgtgtgtgtgtgtaaatggaaTTCTGATCTAAGAAAAAGGCAAGTATACACATTGATGTATTTCTTCATGTACCATTTTTGTACTTGTTGTcgttcttgttcacattttgatcTTGCGTTCTGCTCCAGTGATCCATGGTTCCTGTCTGAGCAGATGTGTACTTTCGTGTGTGGCAGTGTGTTGACATCTTGTCTGTTTGCCTGGTCCACAGTGGGCACGGTCCAGGTCACAGTGACCCTGGAGGCAGACAGGCCACTGCTGAAGGTGTGGGTCTTGGAGAGGGTCCAGCTGCAGTGCTGCTTCAATGTTATAGAGGGAACGCTGCACTCCAGATGGGTGATGTACCGTCATAATGGCACCAGCCAAATCAATAAGACTTTTGTGACAGAGCCCAAGGAGTTCCAGCGGTCTGGTCGCTGGTGTGACAATCTGAACATCTCTTTGGTTCAGATGAATGACTCTGGGCTCTACCTGTGTTTGCTCAGTGGCAGCAAGAACTACAGCCTCAAAACACTCGGCACCCACCTATGGG
The Thalassophryne amazonica chromosome 7, fThaAma1.1, whole genome shotgun sequence genome window above contains:
- the LOC117513255 gene encoding B-cell antigen receptor complex-associated protein alpha chain-like gives rise to the protein MMGTIAILFLCSFVVGTVQVTVTLEADRPLLKVWVLERVQLQCCFNVIEGTLHSRWVMYRHNGTSQINKTFVTEPKEFQRSGRWCDNLNISLVQMNDSGLYLCLLSGSKNYSLKTLGTHLWVYESQEKILNFSESTKNKILTAEGILLFLCVILPSTALLFQSKKISQMEKNVKKQEENIYQGLTLDDCGSIYEQIEHCQVEDPYEDAGNMDFHLAKP